One genomic region from Halococcus qingdaonensis encodes:
- the gcvH gene encoding glycine cleavage system protein GcvH encodes MSFDVPDDRGYMESHEWASEDGGTARVGISDFAQDELGDIVFVEFPDEGAEIAHDEQLGVVESIKAVSDLYSPVTGTVTATNDELLDAPELLNDDPYGEGWLVEVDLADESGLDELLSADEYRDQIE; translated from the coding sequence ATGAGCTTCGACGTTCCCGACGACCGCGGCTACATGGAGAGCCACGAATGGGCCAGCGAGGACGGCGGCACCGCACGGGTGGGGATCTCCGACTTCGCCCAGGACGAGCTCGGCGACATCGTCTTCGTCGAGTTCCCCGACGAAGGTGCAGAGATCGCCCACGACGAACAGCTCGGCGTCGTCGAATCGATCAAGGCCGTCTCCGATCTCTACTCGCCGGTGACGGGTACCGTGACGGCGACGAACGACGAACTGCTCGACGCGCCCGAACTGCTCAACGACGACCCCTACGGTGAGGGCTGGCTCGTCGAGGTCGATCTCGCCGACGAGAGCGGTCTCGACGAACTGCTGAGCGCGGACGAGTACCGCGACCAGATCGAGTAA
- the gcvPA gene encoding aminomethyl-transferring glycine dehydrogenase subunit GcvPA has product MSDTGRGSPFAPHTDAETAAMLDAIGVESEEELFDIPEEVRFDGEFGIAPRSEREIRREVQLHLDRDDDLTAFLGRGHYDHYVPSMVDHLADRSEFLSSYTQYQPEVAQGFLQALFEYQSMLVELTGLEIANCSMYDAASALGEAATLALRARSVDGTRVLIPELLADGRRAVLENYLAGTEATIERYPMEDGNADREALADALDDDCAMVYAENPTVRGTIEEGLSEIGELADEHGALFCLGTDGIALSLLEEPASVGADVVVGDAALGLGASGGLGLGLFATHEDFLRQVPGRLVGVGEDSDGNRAYTLTLQTREQHIRRERATSNICTNQAWVALRAAMHAAWLGADGLVGLAEDCVTNARDLADRLDDVDGVEAPAHDRHHFREFAVRTDRPAEDAREALENEGFAVHAIDDDLLQFCVTETNAGEIEDLVAAVEVVA; this is encoded by the coding sequence ATGAGCGATACCGGCCGCGGAAGCCCGTTCGCGCCCCATACCGACGCCGAGACGGCAGCGATGTTGGACGCGATCGGCGTCGAGAGCGAGGAGGAGCTGTTCGACATTCCGGAGGAAGTTCGCTTCGACGGTGAGTTCGGCATCGCGCCGCGCAGCGAGCGCGAGATCCGCCGCGAGGTACAGCTCCACCTCGATCGCGACGACGACCTCACGGCGTTTCTCGGGCGCGGTCACTACGACCACTACGTCCCGTCGATGGTCGACCACCTCGCGGATCGGTCGGAGTTCCTCTCCTCGTACACGCAGTACCAGCCCGAGGTCGCACAGGGGTTCCTCCAGGCGCTGTTCGAGTACCAGTCGATGCTGGTCGAACTCACGGGGTTGGAGATCGCGAACTGCTCGATGTACGACGCCGCGAGCGCGCTCGGCGAGGCCGCGACCCTCGCGCTCCGGGCGCGCTCGGTCGACGGGACGCGCGTGCTGATCCCCGAACTGCTCGCCGATGGGCGGCGCGCGGTGCTCGAGAACTACCTCGCCGGCACCGAGGCGACGATCGAACGCTATCCGATGGAGGACGGCAACGCCGACCGCGAGGCGCTGGCCGACGCGCTCGACGACGACTGTGCGATGGTGTACGCCGAGAACCCCACCGTGAGAGGCACCATCGAGGAAGGGCTGAGCGAGATCGGCGAGCTCGCAGACGAGCACGGCGCGCTGTTCTGTCTCGGGACGGACGGGATCGCGCTGTCGCTACTCGAAGAGCCCGCGAGCGTCGGGGCCGACGTGGTGGTCGGCGACGCGGCGCTCGGACTCGGTGCGAGCGGCGGGCTCGGGCTCGGCCTGTTCGCGACACACGAGGATTTCCTCCGGCAGGTGCCGGGGCGACTTGTCGGCGTGGGCGAGGACAGCGACGGGAACCGGGCGTACACGCTCACTCTCCAGACCAGGGAACAGCACATCCGCCGCGAGCGCGCGACGTCCAACATCTGTACGAACCAGGCGTGGGTCGCGCTCAGAGCCGCGATGCACGCCGCGTGGCTCGGTGCCGACGGGCTCGTCGGGCTCGCCGAGGACTGCGTGACGAACGCGCGCGATCTCGCCGACCGGCTCGACGACGTCGACGGCGTCGAAGCGCCGGCCCACGATCGCCACCACTTCCGTGAGTTCGCCGTTCGGACCGACCGGCCGGCAGAAGACGCGCGCGAGGCGCTCGAAAACGAGGGGTTCGCCGTGCACGCGATCGACGACGACCTCCTGCAGTTCTGTGTCACGGAGACGAACGCCGGGGAGATCGAGGATCTCGTCGCGGCCGTCGAGGTGGTCGCATGA
- the gcvPB gene encoding aminomethyl-transferring glycine dehydrogenase subunit GcvPB, whose translation MRYDQATWTREDGDETPDTYEPLLAEKRSTAVAVDDSPLPDDLTRETVELPDPAEPELARHYTRLSQMNYGVESGPFPLGSCTMKYNPKFTEDVAALPGAGTHPARSAASTQGTLELRHHLQTYLARIGGMDSVTLQPPAGAAGEFTGILVAKTYHEEHGNDRNEIIVPESAHGTNFASAALAGYDVVSLPSAEDGRVDVDALEAAVSDDTAALMLTNPNTLGLFERDIEEIAEIVHGAGGLLYYDGANLNALLGRARPGDMGFDVMHYNVHKTFATPHGGGGPGAGPVGVVEELAPYLPSPQIEERDGEYEQVEPEHSIGKVHGFAGNWLVLLKTYAYIARLGDSGLEDTSAKAVLNANYLASQIEYEIPFSPFHHEFVASADRDAADVAKRMLDYGVHPPTTKWPEIVDEALMTEPTEAETKAALDQLARAFNNAADDGDEALETAPERTAAGRIDQADAARNPRLSWQTLDD comes from the coding sequence ATGAGATACGATCAGGCCACGTGGACGCGCGAGGACGGCGACGAGACCCCGGACACCTACGAACCGCTGCTCGCCGAGAAGCGCTCGACGGCGGTCGCGGTCGACGACTCGCCGTTGCCCGACGATCTCACTCGGGAGACGGTCGAGCTGCCGGACCCCGCGGAGCCGGAGCTCGCCCGCCACTACACGCGCCTCTCGCAGATGAACTACGGCGTCGAGAGCGGGCCGTTCCCGCTCGGCAGCTGTACGATGAAGTACAACCCGAAGTTCACCGAGGACGTGGCGGCGCTGCCGGGGGCCGGAACCCACCCCGCGCGCTCGGCGGCGAGCACGCAAGGGACGCTCGAACTCCGTCATCACCTCCAGACGTATCTCGCGCGCATCGGCGGGATGGACAGTGTCACCCTCCAGCCGCCCGCCGGGGCCGCCGGCGAGTTCACGGGGATCCTGGTCGCGAAGACCTACCACGAAGAACACGGCAACGATCGAAACGAGATCATCGTTCCCGAGAGCGCTCACGGGACGAACTTCGCCAGCGCGGCGCTCGCGGGCTACGACGTCGTCTCGCTGCCGAGCGCCGAGGACGGCCGCGTCGACGTCGACGCGCTCGAAGCGGCAGTGAGTGACGACACGGCGGCGCTGATGCTCACCAACCCCAACACGCTCGGCCTGTTCGAGCGCGACATCGAGGAGATCGCCGAGATCGTCCACGGGGCGGGCGGGCTGCTCTACTACGACGGCGCGAACCTCAACGCGCTCTTGGGTCGTGCACGACCCGGCGACATGGGCTTCGACGTGATGCACTACAACGTCCACAAGACGTTCGCGACGCCTCACGGTGGCGGCGGCCCCGGCGCTGGACCGGTCGGCGTCGTCGAGGAGCTCGCACCCTATCTCCCGTCACCGCAGATCGAGGAGCGCGACGGCGAGTACGAACAGGTCGAGCCGGAGCACTCGATCGGCAAGGTCCACGGGTTCGCGGGCAACTGGCTCGTGCTGCTCAAGACCTACGCCTACATCGCCAGACTCGGCGACAGCGGGCTCGAAGATACGAGCGCGAAAGCGGTGCTGAACGCGAACTACCTCGCCAGTCAGATCGAGTACGAGATCCCGTTCTCGCCGTTCCACCACGAGTTCGTCGCGAGCGCCGACCGCGACGCGGCTGACGTCGCCAAACGAATGCTCGATTACGGCGTCCATCCGCCGACGACGAAGTGGCCCGAGATCGTCGACGAGGCGCTGATGACCGAACCGACCGAGGCCGAGACCAAAGCGGCGCTCGATCAGCTCGCGCGCGCGTTCAACAACGCGGCCGACGATGGCGACGAAGCACTCGAAACCGCGCCCGAACGGACCGCAGCGGGGCGCATCGATCAGGCCGATGCCGCACGGAACCCGCGGCTGTCCTGGCAGACGCTCGACGACTGA
- a CDS encoding CopG family ribbon-helix-helix protein, producing MTVVSVSMPEELLNRIDEFADDHGYTGRSEVVRDAARDLLGEFEDARLEDRELMGVVTVLFNYETTSVEERLMGLRHEHEGLVAANFHSHVGNRYCMELFILDGSLESISAFVGQIRATKNTLTVDYSVMPVDDFAGPLADSG from the coding sequence ATGACCGTCGTCAGCGTTTCGATGCCCGAGGAGTTACTGAACCGGATCGACGAGTTCGCCGACGATCACGGCTACACCGGGCGCAGCGAGGTGGTTCGTGACGCCGCACGCGACCTCCTCGGCGAGTTCGAGGACGCCCGGCTGGAGGATCGCGAACTCATGGGCGTCGTCACGGTGTTGTTCAACTACGAGACCACGAGCGTCGAGGAGCGGTTGATGGGGTTGCGCCACGAACACGAGGGGCTCGTCGCCGCGAACTTCCACAGCCACGTCGGCAACCGCTACTGCATGGAACTGTTCATCCTCGACGGCTCGCTGGAGTCGATTTCGGCGTTCGTCGGGCAGATCCGGGCGACGAAGAACACCCTCACCGTCGACTATTCGGTGATGCCGGTCGACGACTTCGCCGGTCCGCTCGCCGATAGCGGATAA
- a CDS encoding DUF7503 family protein: protein MSDDPLRTYLYRHPKTLAALFSLTVLLSQMGAVAANHTGIVGP from the coding sequence ATGTCCGATGACCCACTGCGGACGTACCTGTACCGCCACCCGAAAACGCTCGCCGCGCTGTTCAGCCTGACCGTGCTGCTGTCACAGATGGGGGCTGTGGCCGCCAATCATACTGGAATAGTTGGTCCCTAA
- a CDS encoding DUF7838 family putative zinc beta-ribbon protein has protein sequence MSLEREQYCPVCDDERVFYRAASTMMHLGEKTKWRCPDCDYGFVTIGEDVDSSASA, from the coding sequence ATGAGCCTCGAACGCGAACAGTACTGTCCGGTGTGTGACGACGAACGGGTGTTCTACCGCGCGGCGAGCACGATGATGCATCTCGGCGAGAAGACGAAATGGCGCTGTCCCGACTGTGACTACGGGTTCGTCACCATCGGCGAGGACGTCGACTCCAGCGCGTCGGCGTAG
- a CDS encoding rubrerythrin-like domain-containing protein — protein MYDVVEESTRESTYECLQCGKIVERTTHPGACSCGGSFQNRAMSLE, from the coding sequence ATGTACGATGTCGTCGAGGAGTCCACACGCGAGTCGACATACGAGTGCCTCCAGTGTGGGAAGATCGTCGAGCGAACGACACATCCGGGCGCGTGTTCCTGTGGCGGCAGTTTCCAGAACCGAGCGATGTCGCTCGAATAG
- a CDS encoding helix-turn-helix transcriptional regulator, whose amino-acid sequence MDTERLVELIRRAPVLAALQDAESMDRRDLEAELEVSKSTVHRLTRSLREHGLIEREAGAFVLTPLGRACAREVASFTATVETAWELAPVLAAADAHDVAFDAAAFADATVTTAAPGNPYRPVERFMTLVDATDELRGLDPAIINPLHIDALHERIVGGMTTEVVFPTSVVAELLETNPERAERTFASGNFSILVHDDLPFGLTLCAERVGVGSYDDDTGLLRTYADTDAPAAREWAEAVYDDYRDAAIPLGEHPDLARLHPGMTVGENE is encoded by the coding sequence ATGGACACCGAGCGCCTCGTCGAACTGATCAGGCGTGCGCCGGTGCTCGCGGCGTTGCAGGACGCCGAATCGATGGATCGGCGCGACCTCGAAGCGGAGCTCGAGGTCTCGAAATCGACGGTCCACCGTCTCACGCGCTCGCTCCGCGAGCACGGTCTCATCGAGCGCGAGGCGGGTGCGTTCGTGCTCACGCCGCTGGGACGGGCGTGCGCCCGCGAGGTCGCGTCGTTCACGGCAACCGTCGAGACGGCGTGGGAGCTCGCGCCAGTGCTGGCCGCCGCCGACGCCCACGACGTCGCCTTCGACGCGGCGGCGTTCGCCGACGCGACCGTGACGACCGCCGCGCCCGGCAACCCGTACCGGCCGGTCGAGCGGTTCATGACGCTCGTCGACGCGACCGACGAACTCCGCGGGCTCGATCCGGCGATCATCAACCCGCTGCATATCGACGCTCTCCACGAGCGCATCGTCGGCGGGATGACGACCGAAGTCGTCTTCCCGACGAGCGTCGTCGCGGAGCTGCTCGAAACGAACCCCGAGCGCGCCGAGCGGACGTTCGCCAGCGGCAACTTCTCGATCCTTGTCCACGACGATCTGCCGTTCGGACTGACGCTCTGTGCCGAGCGCGTCGGTGTGGGTAGCTACGACGACGACACCGGGCTGTTGCGAACGTACGCCGATACCGACGCGCCCGCTGCCCGCGAGTGGGCCGAGGCGGTCTACGACGACTACCGCGATGCCGCGATCCCACTGGGCGAACACCCTGATCTCGCCCGGCTCCACCCGGGCATGACCGTCGGTGAGAACGAGTAA
- a CDS encoding YeiH family protein produces MVNVRESVLPGIGVLVVIGLAARALATVVPTSHLILAIVIGLIVGNLYGVPDWASAGIGTNKLWLEGGIVLMGASVALDRVVDAGPTILILVIATVMTTILTVEALARGAFGIRGKIGSLLAAGSSICGVSAVVATAGSIEADEDQIAYAAATVLLFDAVTLLAYPALGHLFGLTDKVFGIWAGLTMFSTGPVTAAGFAFSQAAGQWALLVKLTRNALIGLAAIAYALYYIRRSGGERNDAVPGGIGYLWHSFPKFVLGFLGLMLVANTGVLGGAQLASLEHAADWLFLFAFAGLGLDIRLDELRSTGIKPVLVVLVSLICVSTVCLFVLTTLF; encoded by the coding sequence GTGGTGAACGTCCGCGAGTCGGTGCTGCCGGGCATCGGCGTGCTCGTCGTCATCGGGCTGGCCGCGCGGGCGCTCGCAACGGTCGTTCCGACGAGCCACCTGATCCTCGCCATCGTCATCGGGCTGATCGTCGGCAACCTCTACGGCGTCCCCGACTGGGCGAGCGCCGGCATCGGGACGAACAAACTCTGGCTCGAAGGCGGGATCGTCCTGATGGGCGCGAGCGTCGCTCTCGATCGCGTGGTCGACGCCGGCCCGACGATCCTAATTCTCGTGATCGCCACGGTGATGACGACGATCCTCACCGTCGAGGCGCTCGCACGCGGCGCGTTCGGCATCCGCGGGAAGATCGGCTCGCTGCTCGCCGCTGGGTCGAGCATCTGTGGCGTCTCGGCGGTCGTCGCGACGGCCGGCAGCATCGAGGCCGACGAGGACCAGATCGCCTACGCGGCCGCCACAGTGTTGTTGTTCGATGCCGTGACGCTGCTCGCCTATCCGGCGCTCGGCCATCTCTTCGGGCTCACGGACAAGGTCTTCGGCATCTGGGCAGGGCTGACGATGTTCAGCACCGGCCCCGTGACCGCCGCCGGCTTCGCCTTCTCGCAGGCGGCCGGCCAGTGGGCACTGCTGGTCAAGCTCACGCGCAACGCGCTCATCGGCCTCGCGGCCATCGCCTACGCGCTCTACTACATCCGCCGCTCCGGCGGGGAGCGCAACGACGCCGTTCCCGGTGGCATCGGCTACCTCTGGCACTCGTTTCCCAAGTTCGTGCTCGGTTTTCTGGGGCTGATGCTGGTCGCGAACACCGGCGTGCTCGGCGGGGCCCAGCTCGCCTCGCTCGAACACGCCGCCGACTGGCTGTTCCTGTTCGCCTTCGCCGGCCTCGGGCTCGACATCCGCCTCGACGAACTCCGCTCGACGGGGATCAAGCCCGTTCTCGTCGTGCTCGTGAGCCTCATCTGCGTGAGCACGGTCTGTCTGTTCGTCCTCACGACGCTGTTCTGA
- a CDS encoding helix-turn-helix domain-containing protein — protein sequence MREFTFTIEYERGTDPIMDAFIDDPDAVARSLDGFVTEERFWRIERIAGSPATLDRIEEIRFDDDTCGESLTERDCEATRYHDVLERGENRLVVYTYLDGISACESVHTLSGKHLPPGLVFETLRSENRHSWRVLMRSDAKVGVLYDELAARLRDGLSFRMGHLRDADGWQRDSLASVSVAAEQRAALQAAVEDGYYETPRETTLDELADELDVPRSTLSYRLRQAESQLARRYVADDERDRWLR from the coding sequence ATGCGGGAGTTCACGTTCACCATCGAGTACGAGCGCGGGACCGACCCCATCATGGACGCCTTCATCGACGATCCCGACGCGGTGGCGCGCTCGCTCGACGGCTTCGTGACCGAGGAGCGGTTCTGGCGCATCGAGCGTATCGCCGGCTCGCCGGCGACGCTCGACCGCATCGAGGAGATCCGCTTCGACGACGACACCTGCGGCGAGTCGCTCACCGAACGCGACTGCGAGGCGACGCGCTATCACGACGTGCTCGAACGCGGCGAGAACCGGCTCGTCGTCTACACCTATCTCGACGGGATCAGCGCCTGCGAGTCCGTCCACACTCTCTCGGGAAAACACCTCCCGCCCGGGCTCGTCTTCGAAACCCTCCGAAGCGAGAACCGCCACTCCTGGCGCGTGCTGATGCGCTCGGACGCGAAGGTGGGCGTGCTCTACGACGAACTCGCCGCCCGGCTGCGCGACGGGCTCTCCTTCCGGATGGGCCATCTCCGCGACGCCGACGGCTGGCAGCGCGACTCGCTGGCGTCGGTCTCGGTAGCGGCCGAACAGCGCGCGGCGCTTCAGGCGGCCGTCGAGGACGGCTACTACGAAACCCCACGAGAGACGACGCTCGACGAGCTCGCCGACGAGCTCGATGTCCCTCGCTCGACGCTTTCCTATCGTCTCCGACAGGCCGAGAGCCAGCTCGCCCGGCGCTACGTCGCCGACGACGAGCGCGATCGGTGGCTTCGATAG
- a CDS encoding sulfurtransferase: MTDHATDVLVPPEWVAARLDEFVANDPAARLLEVDLDPSSYETGHIPGATKLDWKEDLQDSTAFDIPSVADFEALLGDIAVTPESTVVVYGDMMNWFAGYGYWLLSYYGHADVRLLDGGRDGWLADDYDLTDEVPEFSPRSYTGASPNESIRVDRAEVETAMERGTSLVDVRTPEEYRGEVLAPPGWNEGVQRGGHIPGAVNVPWSQVVDADGRFKSEETIREIYREAGIDEEVVVYCRIGERSALTWFVLHELLGYESVRNYYGSWVEWGNTVGAPIERGRRAGIRGE; this comes from the coding sequence ATGACCGACCACGCGACGGACGTGCTCGTCCCGCCGGAGTGGGTCGCGGCGCGCCTCGACGAGTTCGTGGCCAACGACCCCGCCGCCCGCCTGCTCGAAGTCGACCTCGATCCGAGCAGCTACGAGACGGGCCACATCCCGGGGGCGACGAAGCTCGACTGGAAAGAGGATCTCCAGGATTCGACGGCGTTCGACATCCCGTCGGTCGCCGACTTCGAGGCGCTGCTCGGCGATATCGCCGTTACTCCCGAGTCGACCGTCGTCGTCTACGGCGACATGATGAACTGGTTCGCCGGCTACGGCTACTGGCTGCTCAGCTACTACGGCCACGCCGACGTCCGCCTGCTCGACGGCGGCCGCGACGGCTGGCTCGCCGACGACTACGACCTCACCGACGAAGTTCCGGAGTTCAGTCCACGGTCGTACACCGGCGCGAGCCCGAACGAATCGATCCGAGTCGATCGCGCGGAGGTCGAGACGGCGATGGAACGCGGCACGTCGCTGGTCGACGTCAGAACTCCCGAGGAGTACCGCGGCGAGGTGCTCGCGCCGCCGGGCTGGAACGAGGGCGTCCAGCGCGGCGGCCACATCCCCGGCGCGGTGAACGTTCCCTGGAGCCAGGTCGTCGACGCCGACGGCCGGTTCAAGTCCGAGGAAACCATCCGGGAGATCTACCGCGAGGCGGGCATCGACGAGGAGGTGGTCGTCTACTGTCGCATCGGCGAGCGCTCGGCGCTGACCTGGTTCGTCCTCCACGAACTGCTCGGCTACGAGAGCGTGCGCAACTACTACGGCTCGTGGGTCGAGTGGGGCAACACCGTCGGCGCGCCGATCGAGCGCGGCCGGCGGGCGGGCATCCGCGGCGAGTAG
- a CDS encoding plastocyanin/azurin family copper-binding protein produces MQRTNRRRFLAGIATTGTVLAAGCSSGSAGDGGDGSNGTSGGSGGGNDSGGNATSESGGSTSGDATAGGNGTGGASGNSSAGGGETTTVAAGPDGRLVFEPEAVEVSAGDTVSWEFESAGHNVGAVPKDSEEVSLPDGAEPFSSYDGDPYAVVEEGKTYEHTFETAGEYTYVCIPHVSSGMVGTVTVSE; encoded by the coding sequence ATGCAACGAACGAATCGGCGGCGGTTCCTCGCCGGCATCGCCACGACCGGTACCGTGCTCGCGGCGGGCTGTAGCAGCGGTTCCGCCGGTGACGGCGGCGATGGCAGCAACGGGACGAGCGGCGGGAGCGGTGGTGGCAACGACTCCGGTGGGAACGCCACGAGCGAGAGCGGCGGTTCGACGAGTGGCGACGCGACGGCCGGCGGAAACGGAACGGGCGGTGCGAGCGGCAACAGTAGCGCGGGCGGCGGCGAGACGACCACGGTCGCAGCCGGCCCGGACGGACGGCTCGTCTTCGAACCGGAGGCGGTCGAAGTGTCGGCCGGCGATACGGTATCGTGGGAGTTCGAGAGCGCCGGTCACAACGTCGGTGCCGTACCGAAGGACAGCGAGGAGGTGAGTCTTCCCGATGGCGCGGAGCCGTTCTCGTCGTACGACGGCGACCCCTACGCCGTGGTCGAGGAGGGCAAAACTTACGAACACACCTTCGAGACGGCCGGCGAGTACACCTACGTCTGCATCCCACACGTGAGTTCGGGGATGGTCGGCACGGTCACGGTCTCGGAGTGA
- the trkA gene encoding Trk system potassium transporter TrkA has translation MRVIIVGAGQVGSSIAESLDDDHEVVVIDTDDSRVESLTYSLDVLAIEGDGTSLATLREADVGAADLFIASTDDDETNIVTCATAKTASDAFTIARVRSTNYLQTWEESGGAFGVDFMVSTNLLAAETVTRVIGLPAAQNVDVFAEGSVLLAEFCIPPNSPIAGQTVAEADDQFNELTVAAVLHEDGLIVPDGETKLATGDEIVVIGSAESTRAFAADLATDRDENRDVVIIGGSEIAVQTAELLGERGLQPRLIERDPERARELAERLPETTVMSSDATDREFLTREHVGDADVAIAALGSDEKNLLASLLADRVGVDRTIAVVESAEYTDLFEAVGVDAAINPRDATAEEIIRFTLDGRMENVAIIDHDRAEVLEIQIDDDSTLAGRPITDATDDLPARVTIGAITRDGEFITPRGDTVVEVGDHVVVFVETEAVDAVASRL, from the coding sequence GTGCGCGTGATCATCGTCGGGGCCGGACAGGTCGGCTCCTCGATCGCCGAGAGCCTCGACGACGACCACGAGGTCGTCGTGATCGACACCGACGATAGCCGCGTCGAATCGCTCACCTACTCGCTCGACGTGCTCGCTATCGAGGGCGACGGCACGTCGCTCGCGACGCTGCGGGAGGCTGACGTCGGCGCGGCCGATCTGTTCATCGCGAGCACCGACGACGACGAGACGAACATCGTCACCTGCGCGACGGCCAAAACCGCCAGCGACGCGTTCACCATCGCCCGCGTCAGATCGACGAACTACCTCCAGACGTGGGAGGAGTCCGGCGGCGCGTTCGGCGTCGATTTCATGGTCTCGACGAACCTGCTGGCCGCCGAGACCGTCACCCGCGTCATCGGGCTGCCGGCCGCCCAGAACGTCGACGTCTTCGCCGAGGGGAGCGTCCTGTTGGCGGAGTTCTGTATCCCCCCGAACAGCCCGATCGCGGGCCAGACGGTCGCCGAGGCCGACGACCAGTTCAACGAGCTCACCGTCGCGGCCGTGCTCCACGAGGACGGACTGATCGTCCCCGACGGCGAGACGAAACTGGCGACCGGCGACGAAATCGTCGTCATCGGCAGCGCCGAAAGCACGCGCGCGTTCGCCGCCGATCTCGCGACCGACCGCGACGAGAACCGTGACGTCGTCATCATCGGCGGCAGCGAGATCGCCGTCCAGACGGCCGAACTGCTCGGGGAACGGGGACTGCAGCCGCGCCTCATCGAACGCGACCCCGAGCGTGCTCGCGAGCTCGCCGAACGCCTCCCGGAGACGACGGTGATGTCGAGCGACGCGACCGACCGGGAGTTCCTCACGCGCGAACACGTCGGCGACGCGGACGTGGCGATCGCCGCGCTCGGTTCCGACGAGAAGAACTTACTGGCCTCGCTGCTCGCCGACCGCGTCGGCGTCGATCGGACGATCGCCGTCGTCGAGAGCGCCGAATACACCGATCTCTTCGAGGCGGTCGGCGTCGACGCGGCGATCAACCCGCGCGATGCGACCGCCGAGGAGATCATCCGGTTCACGCTCGACGGCCGCATGGAGAACGTCGCCATCATCGACCACGACCGCGCCGAAGTACTCGAGATCCAGATCGACGACGACAGCACGCTCGCCGGGCGACCGATCACCGACGCCACCGACGATCTCCCCGCCCGCGTGACGATCGGCGCGATCACGCGTGACGGCGAGTTCATTACACCCCGGGGCGATACGGTCGTCGAAGTCGGCGACCACGTCGTCGTCTTCGTCGAAACCGAGGCCGTCGACGCGGTCGCGAGCCGGCTTTGA